GGACAACCGGTGCTGGTGCGGCGCACATACGCCCGTAAGGCGGCGCGGTACGATCTTGCCGCTCTCGGCGACAAACTGGCCCAGCAGGCGGTAGTCCTTGTAGTTGATGTCTTCGATCCTCTCGACGCAGAACTTGCACACTTTCTTGCGCCGGAAGAACTTTCGCCCGCCGGCGCCCTCGCGCGGAGGACCGCCGGGGCCTCGGCCACCTCCCCCATATCGCGGACGATCTCCACCGGGACCCGACGGTC
The genomic region above belongs to Terriglobales bacterium and contains:
- the rpsR gene encoding 30S ribosomal protein S18, with the translated sequence PSGPGGDRPRYGGGGRGPGGPPREGAGGRKFFRRKKVCKFCVERIEDINYKDYRLLGQFVAESGKIVPRRLTGVCAPHQHRLSAAIKQARNIALLPFAAR